One Streptomyces sp. L2 genomic window carries:
- a CDS encoding sigma-70 family RNA polymerase sigma factor, translating to MGVRKDAAVANERGSRARHRMSSQPSEPDEELMRALYREHAGPLLAYVLRLVAGDRQRAEDVVQETLIRAWKNAGQLNRATGSVRPWLVTVARRIVIDGHRSRQARPQEVDPSPLEVIPAEDEIDKALWLMTLSDALDDLTPAHREVLVETYFKGRTVNEAAETLGIPSGTVRSRVFYALRSMKLALEERGVTA from the coding sequence GTGGGCGTGCGCAAGGATGCGGCCGTGGCCAATGAACGTGGATCGAGGGCCCGACATCGCATGTCCTCACAGCCCTCGGAACCCGATGAGGAGCTGATGCGTGCCCTGTACCGCGAGCACGCCGGACCTCTGCTCGCGTACGTCCTCAGGCTGGTCGCCGGAGACCGGCAGCGCGCCGAGGACGTCGTACAGGAAACGCTCATCCGTGCCTGGAAGAACGCCGGTCAGCTCAACCGGGCGACCGGATCGGTACGCCCCTGGCTGGTGACGGTCGCGCGCCGCATCGTCATCGACGGCCACCGCAGCCGGCAGGCCCGGCCGCAGGAGGTCGATCCGTCGCCGCTGGAGGTCATCCCCGCGGAGGACGAGATCGACAAGGCGCTGTGGCTGATGACGCTGTCGGACGCGCTCGACGACCTGACCCCGGCCCACCGGGAGGTGCTCGTCGAGACGTACTTCAAGGGACGTACCGTCAATGAGGCGGCCGAGACGCTGGGCATCCCGAGCGGCACGGTCCGCTCCCGGGTGTTCTACGCCCTTCGGTCGATGAAGCTGGCACTGGAGGAGCGGGGGGTGACGGCGTGA
- a CDS encoding HU family DNA-binding protein — translation MNRSELVAALADRAEVTRKDADAVLAAFAEVVGDVVSKGDEKVTVPGFLTFERTHRAARTARNPQTGEPINIPAGYSVKVSAGSKLKEAAKGK, via the coding sequence ATGAACCGCAGTGAGCTGGTGGCCGCGCTGGCCGACCGTGCCGAGGTGACCCGCAAGGACGCCGACGCCGTGCTGGCCGCTTTCGCCGAGGTCGTCGGCGACGTCGTCTCCAAGGGCGACGAGAAGGTCACCGTCCCTGGCTTCCTGACCTTCGAGCGCACCCACCGTGCCGCTCGTACCGCGCGCAACCCGCAGACCGGTGAGCCGATCAACATCCCGGCCGGGTACAGCGTCAAGGTTTCGGCGGGCTCCAAGCTCAAGGAAGCGGCCAAGGGCAAGTAA
- a CDS encoding NAD-dependent malic enzyme, protein MATAPSVSYSMTVRLEVPASGTAVSQLTNAVESSGGSVTGLDVTASGHEKLRIDVTIAATSTAHAEEIVEKLRGIEGVTLGKVSDRTFLMHLGGKIEMASKHPIRNRDDLSMVYTPGVARVCMAIAENPEDARRLTIKRNSVAVVTDGSAVLGLGNIGPKAALPVMEGKAALFKRFAGIDAWPICLDTQDSDAIVEIVKAIAPGFAGINLEDISAPRCFEIEARLREALDIPVFHDDQHGTAIVVLASLTNALRVTGKAIENIRVVMSGAGAAGTAILKLLIAAGVKNAVVADIHGVVHAGREDLVGASADSPLRWIADNTNPEGLTGTLKEAVRGADVFIGVSAPNVLDGDDVAAMADGAIVFALANPDPEVDPAIARQTAAVVATGRSDFPNQINNVLVFPGVFRGLLDAQSRTVNTEMMLAAAQALADVVTEDELNPNYIIPSVFNDKVAGAVAGAVREAAKPAPAEQ, encoded by the coding sequence ATGGCAACGGCGCCCAGCGTCTCCTACTCGATGACGGTCCGGCTGGAGGTGCCCGCGAGCGGAACCGCCGTCTCGCAGCTCACCAACGCCGTGGAGTCCTCCGGAGGCTCCGTGACCGGCCTCGACGTCACCGCCTCCGGCCACGAGAAGCTCCGTATCGACGTGACCATCGCGGCCACCTCCACGGCCCACGCCGAGGAGATCGTGGAGAAGCTCCGCGGCATCGAGGGCGTCACGCTCGGCAAGGTCTCCGACCGTACGTTCCTGATGCACCTCGGCGGCAAGATCGAGATGGCGTCGAAACACCCCATCCGCAACCGTGACGACCTGTCCATGGTCTACACGCCCGGCGTGGCCCGCGTCTGCATGGCCATCGCCGAGAACCCCGAGGACGCCCGCCGCCTCACCATCAAGCGCAACTCCGTTGCGGTCGTGACGGACGGCTCCGCCGTGCTCGGCCTCGGCAACATCGGCCCCAAGGCCGCCCTGCCGGTCATGGAGGGCAAGGCGGCCCTCTTCAAGCGGTTCGCCGGCATCGACGCCTGGCCGATCTGCCTCGACACCCAGGACTCCGACGCCATCGTCGAGATCGTCAAGGCCATCGCCCCCGGGTTCGCGGGCATCAACCTGGAGGACATCTCCGCACCCCGCTGCTTCGAGATCGAGGCCCGGCTGCGCGAGGCCCTCGACATCCCCGTCTTCCACGACGACCAGCACGGCACCGCGATCGTCGTCCTCGCCTCCCTCACCAACGCCCTGCGCGTCACGGGCAAGGCCATCGAGAACATCCGCGTGGTCATGTCCGGCGCCGGCGCGGCCGGCACCGCCATCCTCAAGCTGCTCATCGCCGCGGGCGTGAAGAACGCGGTCGTCGCCGACATCCACGGCGTCGTGCACGCCGGCCGCGAGGACCTGGTGGGCGCCTCCGCCGACTCGCCGCTGCGCTGGATCGCCGACAACACCAACCCCGAGGGACTGACGGGCACGCTGAAGGAGGCCGTGCGCGGCGCCGACGTCTTCATCGGCGTCTCCGCCCCGAACGTCCTCGACGGCGACGACGTGGCCGCCATGGCGGACGGCGCGATCGTGTTCGCGCTCGCGAATCCCGACCCCGAGGTCGACCCGGCGATCGCGCGTCAGACCGCGGCTGTCGTGGCCACCGGCCGCTCCGACTTCCCGAACCAGATCAACAACGTGCTGGTCTTCCCGGGTGTCTTCCGCGGTCTGCTGGACGCGCAGTCCCGCACCGTCAACACGGAGATGATGCTCGCCGCCGCGCAGGCCCTCGCGGACGTGGTGACCGAGGACGAGCTGAACCCGAACTACATCATCCCCAGCGTCTTCAACGACAAGGTGGCCGGTGCGGTGGCCGGCGCGGTCCGCGAGGCCGCGAAGCCGGCCCCGGCCGAGCAGTAG
- a CDS encoding ricin-type beta-trefoil lectin domain protein, which produces MKRKLGIVLTACALAAGTQVVLTAQPSSAAVGHMIRNHATGKCLQGTDNGTTYAHAVKMVPCNRSNSSIWWGASAGRIEMVRNGSYNSQICLSIPKSPKGDFAHDVDTAVCGNTAYNQVFSFGVASNYPIGSPEPCYVGHYSSGDTWASCYVNSGSNTRWDWIS; this is translated from the coding sequence ATGAAGCGGAAGCTCGGAATCGTGCTCACGGCGTGCGCCCTGGCCGCCGGCACGCAGGTCGTCCTCACGGCGCAGCCGTCCTCCGCCGCCGTAGGCCACATGATCAGGAACCACGCGACGGGCAAGTGCCTCCAGGGCACGGACAACGGCACCACGTACGCCCACGCGGTCAAGATGGTGCCCTGCAACCGCTCCAACAGCTCCATCTGGTGGGGCGCGAGCGCCGGCAGGATCGAGATGGTGCGCAACGGCAGCTACAACAGCCAGATCTGCCTCAGCATCCCGAAGAGCCCGAAGGGTGACTTCGCGCACGACGTCGACACGGCGGTCTGCGGGAACACCGCCTACAACCAGGTGTTCTCCTTCGGCGTGGCGTCCAACTACCCCATCGGCTCCCCCGAGCCGTGCTACGTGGGCCACTACTCCTCGGGCGACACATGGGCCTCCTGCTACGTGAACAGCGGAAGCAACACCCGCTGGGACTGGATCTCCTGA
- a CDS encoding CGNR zinc finger domain-containing protein: MALGTATPPHEPRFDAGRICLDLLATAHPNERLHAVEPLCGWIAGAGLVPPGTLLAHADASWPDRFRELRGCVGRLVRRNALSPAQSIAPSLVLSPAHLPVLSPDPVSYDLALRRLNELARPAPPAPRAARAQDGTLVRELAGPPECAALLAVVARDAVELLTDPVARAAVRECEGDNCSLVYLDTSRGRRRRWCSSEVCGNRERVARHRRRAAALARA, translated from the coding sequence ATGGCACTGGGTACGGCCACGCCCCCTCACGAGCCGCGGTTCGACGCCGGTCGGATCTGCCTCGACCTCCTCGCGACCGCGCACCCGAACGAACGGCTGCATGCCGTCGAGCCGCTGTGCGGCTGGATCGCCGGCGCCGGGCTCGTGCCGCCCGGGACCCTGCTGGCGCACGCCGACGCCTCCTGGCCGGACCGATTCCGGGAACTGCGGGGGTGCGTGGGGCGGTTGGTGCGGCGGAACGCGCTTTCCCCGGCGCAATCCATCGCGCCTTCCCTCGTGCTTTCCCCCGCGCATCTCCCCGTGCTTTCCCCCGACCCGGTGTCGTACGACCTCGCGCTCCGCCGGCTCAACGAACTCGCCAGACCCGCGCCCCCCGCCCCCCGCGCCGCCCGTGCCCAGGACGGGACCCTCGTGCGGGAGCTGGCCGGCCCGCCCGAGTGCGCCGCGCTGCTCGCGGTCGTCGCCCGGGACGCCGTAGAACTGCTGACCGATCCCGTGGCCCGGGCGGCCGTACGCGAATGCGAGGGGGACAACTGCTCCCTCGTGTATCTGGACACCTCCCGCGGGCGCCGCCGGCGCTGGTGCTCCAGCGAGGTCTGCGGGAACCGGGAGCGGGTCGCCCGGCACCGGCGCCGGGCGGCGGCCCTCGCCCGCGCCTGA
- a CDS encoding zf-HC2 domain-containing protein translates to MSGPMGPMGPVSPSSEGSSLPNEHETVGAYALGILDDAEATAFEAHLAGCEWCAQQLDELAGMEPMLAALADLPGSGSTPSIGESLSARPSPRLAEKLVVEVGDQRARKRRRSMYMIAAAAVLIVGSPLAILAATGGSDGGTSRQALTPAQTTFQAMPEKKSATDPTSHVSATVGMEQKDWGTQAVLELKNVKGPLKCSLILVAKNGERVTMSSWSVPNWGYGVPNAKTEEAKKPLYIGGAAAFKPNEIDHFEVSTFDGKKLVQVQA, encoded by the coding sequence ATGTCTGGACCCATGGGACCGATGGGACCGGTGAGCCCGAGCAGCGAGGGATCATCCCTGCCCAACGAGCACGAGACCGTCGGCGCGTACGCCCTCGGGATTCTCGATGACGCCGAGGCAACCGCTTTCGAGGCGCACCTCGCCGGCTGCGAATGGTGCGCCCAGCAGCTCGACGAACTGGCCGGCATGGAACCGATGCTCGCCGCGCTCGCCGACCTGCCCGGCTCGGGCAGCACCCCCTCGATCGGCGAGTCGCTGTCGGCCCGGCCCAGCCCGCGGCTGGCGGAGAAGCTGGTCGTCGAGGTCGGTGACCAGCGGGCCCGCAAGCGCCGCCGCAGTATGTACATGATCGCGGCGGCGGCCGTGCTGATCGTCGGCAGCCCCCTGGCGATCCTCGCGGCGACCGGCGGTTCCGACGGCGGTACGAGTCGGCAGGCGCTCACCCCGGCGCAGACCACCTTCCAGGCGATGCCCGAGAAGAAGTCGGCCACCGACCCGACGAGCCACGTCAGCGCCACCGTCGGCATGGAGCAGAAGGACTGGGGCACCCAGGCCGTCCTGGAGCTCAAGAACGTCAAGGGCCCCCTGAAGTGCTCCCTGATCCTCGTCGCCAAGAACGGCGAGCGGGTGACCATGTCCTCCTGGTCCGTCCCGAACTGGGGCTACGGCGTGCCGAACGCCAAGACGGAGGAGGCGAAGAAGCCGCTCTACATCGGCGGGGCCGCGGCCTTCAAGCCGAACGAGATCGACCACTTCGAGGTTTCCACGTTCGACGGCAAGAAGCTCGTGCAGGTGCAGGCGTAG
- a CDS encoding UvrD-helicase domain-containing protein, whose protein sequence is MRDREIRVEQEHLDRVYRRLEEKIHEAEFLMNDAAQRGQVGTPGALAERDAQVFRAGIHLNRLNNEFEDFLFGRIDLLLGKDGKKGPDGAYTAVEPAEGAVRDDNTADIAETLHIGRIGVLDAEYAPLVIDWRAPAAAPFYRSTPVDPGRVVRRRVIRSKGRRVLGVEDDLMRPELTARLDGRELPVIGDGALMAALGQARGHTMRDIVASIQAEQDLVIRAPAASVTYVEGGPGTGKTAVALHRAAYLLYQDRRRYAGGILIVSPTPLLVAYTEGVLPSLGEEGQVAIRAIGSLAVDAVGAEATLYDSPSAARAKGSARMLRVLRKAARGALELNDSPDRLRVVAFGRRLELEGEELERIRRTALGGTAPVNLLRPRARKLLLDALWEKSGAGARHTDPELAAELRSSFDEDITSEDPFVAFLDAWWPELTPKGVLAAMADERRLGRWARRVLNPGEVRKVARSLKRDGYSVHDIALLDELHAVLGAPARPRKKRELDPLDQLTGLEELMPVREETQWERAERLAQERVEYAHVIVDEAQDLTPMQWRMVGRRGRHVTWTVVGDPAQSSWSDPDEAAEARDEALGSRPRRRFRLTVNYRNPAEIAELAAKVLALAMPGSESPSAVRSTGVQPRFEVAGESLADTVRAEAERLLGLVDGTVGVVVAMSRRGEARRWLAGLGDRVVALGSLEAKGLEYDATVVVSPAEIADESPAGLRVLYVALTRATQQLTVVSGERDEPDAGGVPDLLRD, encoded by the coding sequence GTGCGCGACCGGGAGATCCGTGTCGAGCAGGAACACCTGGACCGGGTGTACCGGCGGCTCGAGGAGAAGATCCACGAGGCCGAGTTCCTGATGAACGACGCCGCCCAGCGCGGCCAGGTCGGCACGCCCGGCGCGCTCGCCGAGCGGGACGCGCAGGTCTTCCGGGCCGGTATCCACCTCAACCGGCTCAACAACGAGTTCGAGGACTTCCTCTTCGGCCGGATCGACCTGCTGCTCGGCAAGGACGGCAAGAAGGGGCCCGACGGGGCGTACACCGCCGTCGAGCCCGCCGAGGGCGCGGTCCGCGACGACAACACCGCCGACATCGCCGAGACCCTGCACATCGGCCGTATCGGCGTGCTCGACGCCGAGTACGCGCCGCTGGTCATCGACTGGCGCGCCCCGGCCGCCGCGCCCTTCTACCGCTCCACCCCGGTCGATCCCGGACGGGTCGTACGACGCCGGGTCATCCGCTCCAAGGGGCGCCGGGTGCTCGGCGTCGAGGACGACCTGATGCGCCCCGAGCTGACGGCCCGGCTCGACGGCCGCGAGCTGCCCGTCATCGGCGACGGGGCACTGATGGCCGCGCTCGGCCAGGCCCGCGGCCACACCATGCGGGACATCGTGGCCTCCATCCAGGCCGAGCAGGACCTGGTGATCCGCGCCCCCGCCGCCTCCGTGACGTACGTCGAGGGCGGCCCGGGCACCGGCAAGACCGCCGTCGCCCTGCACCGCGCCGCCTACCTGCTCTACCAGGACCGCAGACGCTACGCGGGCGGCATCCTGATCGTCTCGCCCACCCCGCTGCTGGTGGCCTACACCGAGGGCGTGCTGCCCTCCCTCGGCGAGGAGGGGCAGGTCGCCATCCGCGCGATCGGCTCGCTCGCCGTGGACGCCGTCGGCGCCGAGGCCACGCTGTACGACTCCCCGTCCGCGGCCCGCGCCAAGGGCTCCGCGCGGATGCTGCGCGTGCTGCGCAAGGCCGCGCGCGGAGCACTGGAGCTGAACGATTCGCCGGACCGGCTCCGGGTGGTCGCCTTCGGGCGCCGACTGGAGCTGGAGGGGGAGGAACTGGAGCGGATCCGCCGCACCGCCCTCGGCGGCACCGCGCCCGTCAACCTGCTGCGCCCGCGCGCCCGCAAGCTGCTCCTGGACGCCCTGTGGGAGAAGTCCGGCGCCGGCGCCCGCCACACCGACCCGGAGCTGGCGGCCGAGCTGCGGTCCTCCTTCGACGAGGACATCACCTCCGAGGACCCCTTCGTCGCGTTCCTCGACGCCTGGTGGCCCGAGCTGACCCCGAAGGGCGTCCTCGCCGCCATGGCCGACGAACGGCGGCTGGGCCGCTGGGCCCGCCGGGTGCTCAACCCTGGCGAGGTCCGCAAGGTGGCCCGGTCCCTGAAGCGGGACGGGTACTCCGTGCACGACATCGCCCTGCTCGACGAGCTCCACGCCGTGCTCGGCGCCCCGGCCCGGCCCCGCAAGAAGCGCGAGCTGGACCCGCTGGACCAGCTCACCGGCCTTGAGGAGCTGATGCCGGTGCGCGAGGAGACGCAGTGGGAACGGGCGGAGCGGCTGGCGCAGGAGCGCGTGGAGTACGCGCACGTCATCGTGGACGAGGCACAGGACCTGACGCCGATGCAGTGGCGCATGGTCGGCCGGCGGGGCCGGCACGTCACGTGGACGGTCGTCGGGGACCCGGCCCAGTCCTCCTGGTCCGACCCGGACGAGGCCGCCGAGGCCCGTGACGAGGCCCTCGGCAGCCGGCCCCGGCGCCGGTTCCGGCTCACCGTCAACTACCGCAACCCCGCGGAGATCGCCGAGCTGGCCGCCAAGGTGCTCGCCCTCGCCATGCCCGGCTCCGAGTCGCCTTCCGCCGTACGGTCCACCGGTGTCCAGCCGCGGTTCGAGGTGGCCGGGGAATCGCTGGCCGACACCGTGCGGGCGGAGGCCGAGCGGCTGCTGGGGCTGGTCGACGGCACGGTCGGCGTCGTCGTCGCCATGAGCCGGCGGGGCGAGGCGCGGCGGTGGCTGGCGGGGCTGGGGGACCGGGTGGTCGCGCTGGGCAGTCTGGAGGCGAAGGGTCTGGAGTACGACGCGACGGTCGTCGTGTCGCCGGCGGAGATCGCCGACGAGTCGCCTGCGGGGCTGCGGGTGCTGTACGTCGCGTTGACGCGGGCGACTCAGCAGTTGACGGTGGTGTCGGGGGAGCGGGACGAGCCGGATGCGGGCGGGGTGCCGGATCTGCTGCGGGACTGA